TTGTTCTGTATTCTTCAATTTCATTTGACGACGTTTCATTGGCAATAGCCCTTGAGGGCGCCAAATCATCATTAAGACCATTAAAGCCCCCAACAACAACATGCTGTAGGCATTCAGATCACGCATCATCTCTCTTGAGACGACTAATATGATCGCAGCTAATATTACTGAAGTTTGCGATCCCATACCGCCAAGAACAACGATCGCTAATACAAATGCAGATTCAACAAAAGTGAATGACTCAGGGCTGATAAACCCTTGGCGAGCGGCAAATAGCGTGCCTGCAAAACCAGCAAAGGCAGCACTGATAGTGAATGCGGTCAGTTTAATTTTTGTGGGTGATAAACCTAAAGAACGGCAAGCTATCTCATCTTCTCGCAGAGCTTCCCAAGCACGCCCTAATGGCATACGCAGTAAACGGTTAATCACAAATAACGTTAACACTACCAATAATAGCGCAACGAAATATAAGAAAATAATGCGATCGCCCGCATTGTAATCAAGACCAAAGAAATTGTGGAAAGTGTCCCAACCGTCTTTTGCGTTACGACTAAATTCTAAACCGAAAAAGGTGGGTTTAGGCAGTTGGCTGATCCCATTCGGTCCCCCAGTAATTTCAGTATTATTGAGCAATAAAATACGCACAATCTCACCAAAACCTAGGGTTACAATCGCCAAATAATCTCCCCGTAATCGCAGCACTGGGAATCCTAGCAAAAAACCCGCTAATGCTGCGGTTAACCCTGCAATAGGTAAACTTTCCCAGAAGCCAAAACCGTAATAATGATTTAATAACGCAAATGTATAGGCGCCGATGGCATAGAAACCTGCATAACCTAAAACCAACAGACCCGAAAGACCCACCACCACGTTTAGCCCCAAACCTAACATTACATAAATTAATGTTAAGGTGGCTATATCCACACTGCCACGAGAAACAATGAATGGCCAAATAATTGCTGCAATAATAATAAAAACAGCCAGAATCTTTTGCCTTGCCGTAGAGCCATCAAAATCCGGTATTGCCCATGATTTTTTAGGGACACCTTGCCATACTTTGGTTAATGAGGGTCGGACTAGCTGGAAAATAAAAATCACCGCAATACCCGCAAATATCCAATTCCAACGAACCGAATCAGCGCTAGACACCACGAGCTTAGTACCATCAAGGGTAAGCTGTAACCCCATCATAAAAACCGCTAAG
This portion of the Providencia manganoxydans genome encodes:
- a CDS encoding high-affinity branched-chain amino acid ABC transporter permease LivM gives rise to the protein MRKENWINAIVASVMFFILAVFMMGLQLTLDGTKLVVSSADSVRWNWIFAGIAVIFIFQLVRPSLTKVWQGVPKKSWAIPDFDGSTARQKILAVFIIIAAIIWPFIVSRGSVDIATLTLIYVMLGLGLNVVVGLSGLLVLGYAGFYAIGAYTFALLNHYYGFGFWESLPIAGLTAALAGFLLGFPVLRLRGDYLAIVTLGFGEIVRILLLNNTEITGGPNGISQLPKPTFFGLEFSRNAKDGWDTFHNFFGLDYNAGDRIIFLYFVALLLVVLTLFVINRLLRMPLGRAWEALREDEIACRSLGLSPTKIKLTAFTISAAFAGFAGTLFAARQGFISPESFTFVESAFVLAIVVLGGMGSQTSVILAAIILVVSREMMRDLNAYSMLLLGALMVLMMIWRPQGLLPMKRRQMKLKNTEQLVDQGEKV